One stretch of Mycolicibacterium fallax DNA includes these proteins:
- a CDS encoding MetQ/NlpA family ABC transporter substrate-binding protein — MSGADDARQPVPDVDDPRWLPPKPRRDRSLVIAGAVIVIALLVGLVFSLFGGASAILRDDDRSAAVTIGTTEGSADYWPVLRRLAAAEGITITVVNFSDYAQPNPALAQGQTDLNLFQHLQFLASYNVAAGQNLVPVGSTQVVPLGLYSRRYDTVAKIPRGAEVAIPNDPTNQARALLVLQQAGLVRLRGGGSVLSTPADVDTAASRVSVVPISAQQTVTSLLSVAAAVINNGFAMDADIDPSSAIYNDDPNSPAAAPYINAFVSRYDDRDNPVFARIVEIYHSPEVTRAVMEASRDTSVMVDLPASELQRITADLEAQLKSQ, encoded by the coding sequence GTGAGCGGTGCGGACGATGCACGCCAGCCGGTGCCCGACGTCGACGACCCGCGGTGGCTGCCGCCCAAGCCTCGCCGGGACCGCTCGCTGGTGATCGCCGGCGCCGTCATCGTGATCGCCCTGCTGGTCGGGCTGGTGTTCTCGCTGTTCGGCGGCGCCAGCGCGATCCTGCGCGACGACGACCGGTCCGCGGCCGTCACCATCGGCACCACCGAGGGCAGCGCCGACTACTGGCCGGTGCTGCGGCGGCTGGCCGCCGCCGAGGGCATCACCATCACGGTCGTCAACTTCTCCGACTACGCCCAGCCCAATCCCGCACTCGCCCAGGGCCAGACCGACCTCAACCTGTTCCAGCATCTGCAGTTCCTGGCCAGCTACAACGTCGCCGCCGGGCAGAACCTGGTTCCGGTCGGTTCGACGCAGGTGGTGCCGCTGGGCCTGTACTCGCGCCGCTACGACACGGTCGCGAAGATCCCGCGCGGCGCCGAGGTCGCCATCCCCAACGACCCCACCAACCAGGCTCGCGCGCTGCTGGTGCTGCAGCAGGCCGGTTTGGTGCGGTTGCGCGGCGGCGGCAGCGTGCTGTCCACCCCGGCCGACGTCGACACCGCCGCCAGCCGGGTGAGCGTGGTCCCGATCAGCGCCCAGCAGACGGTGACCTCACTGCTGTCGGTTGCCGCCGCCGTCATCAACAATGGTTTTGCGATGGACGCCGACATCGACCCGTCCTCGGCGATCTACAACGACGACCCCAACAGCCCGGCCGCGGCGCCCTACATCAACGCCTTTGTGTCCCGCTACGACGACCGGGACAACCCGGTGTTCGCCCGGATTGTGGAGATCTACCACTCCCCGGAGGTGACCCGGGCGGTGATGGAGGCCTCCCGTGACACCTCGGTCATGGTCGATCTGCCCGCCTCGGAACTGCAGCGGATCACCGCCGACCTCGAAGCCCAGCTCAAGAGTCAGTAG
- a CDS encoding methionine ABC transporter ATP-binding protein codes for MAPIVEFIDVSKTYPVRGDTGAFEALSGITLAVEAGTISAVIGGSGAGKSTLVRMINALERPSSGRVLVEGADITTLRPKQVRELRTRIGMVFQQFNLLSSRTVYGNIGFALESAGVARAAHRDRIAELLHFVGLAEKAWAYPGELSGGQKQRVGIARALAANPRILLADEATSALDPQTTNDVLRLLKKVNEELGITVVVITHEMDVVRKIADRVAVLDRGRLIEEGSVYDIFAEPRTELTASFVATAMHNTPSVEDAAALSGSYPGRLVAVGVGDRRRIGAVLAEAVRATDVGFEFAYGGISALGGRSVGSLTLELTGPDAQVDAVITALREHTSVAEL; via the coding sequence ATGGCCCCGATCGTCGAATTCATCGACGTCTCCAAGACCTACCCGGTGCGCGGCGACACCGGGGCCTTCGAGGCGCTGTCGGGAATCACCCTGGCCGTCGAGGCCGGCACCATCTCGGCGGTCATCGGCGGCTCCGGCGCAGGCAAGTCCACCCTGGTCCGGATGATCAACGCGCTGGAACGTCCCAGCTCCGGGCGGGTGCTGGTGGAGGGCGCCGACATCACCACGCTGCGCCCCAAGCAGGTCCGTGAACTCCGCACCCGGATCGGGATGGTGTTCCAGCAGTTCAACCTGCTGTCCTCGCGGACGGTGTACGGCAACATCGGCTTCGCGCTGGAATCGGCCGGTGTGGCCCGGGCGGCGCACCGCGACCGGATCGCCGAGCTGCTGCACTTCGTCGGGCTGGCGGAGAAGGCCTGGGCCTATCCGGGCGAACTGTCCGGCGGGCAGAAGCAGCGGGTCGGCATCGCCCGCGCGCTGGCCGCCAACCCGCGGATCCTGCTGGCCGACGAGGCCACCTCGGCGCTGGACCCGCAGACCACCAACGATGTGTTGCGGCTGCTCAAGAAGGTCAACGAGGAACTCGGCATCACCGTGGTGGTGATCACCCACGAGATGGACGTGGTCCGCAAGATCGCCGACCGGGTCGCGGTGCTGGACCGCGGGCGGCTGATCGAGGAGGGCAGCGTGTACGACATCTTCGCCGAGCCGCGCACCGAGCTGACCGCCAGTTTCGTGGCCACCGCCATGCACAACACCCCGTCGGTCGAGGACGCCGCCGCGTTGTCCGGCAGCTACCCGGGCCGGCTGGTCGCCGTCGGCGTCGGTGACCGGCGGCGCATCGGCGCGGTGCTGGCCGAGGCGGTCCGGGCCACCGACGTGGGATTCGAGTTCGCTTACGGCGGTATCTCGGCGCTGGGCGGGCGTTCGGTCGGCAGCCTCACTTTGGAGCTGACCGGACCCGACGCCCAGGTGGACGCGGTCATCACCGCGCTGCGGGAGCACACCAGCGTGGCGGAACTGTGA
- a CDS encoding PH domain-containing protein gives MAHLAVGFMVLVMLVPVLAWPWLSPLLLLAVLASVAIARLRTEADADGVTARTLLGSTRLDWADIDGLHFVKGNWARARLRDGTDVRLPAVTFATLPLLTEASHGRVPNPYR, from the coding sequence ATGGCACACCTGGCCGTCGGCTTCATGGTCCTGGTCATGCTGGTGCCGGTGCTGGCCTGGCCGTGGCTCTCCCCGCTGCTGCTGCTGGCCGTGCTCGCCTCGGTGGCGATCGCACGGTTGCGCACCGAGGCCGACGCCGACGGCGTCACCGCCCGCACCCTGTTGGGCAGCACCCGGCTGGACTGGGCCGACATCGATGGCCTGCACTTCGTGAAGGGCAACTGGGCCCGGGCCCGGCTGCGCGACGGCACCGACGTCCGGCTGCCCGCGGTCACCTTCGCCACCCTGCCGCTGCTGACCGAGGCCAGCCACGGCCGGGTGCCCAACCCGTACCGGTAG
- a CDS encoding DUF3618 domain-containing protein, with protein MADRDPEVIKQEIDAARSQLAVTVDTLTERANPRRLADDAKSRVLQLVNTPAVKATVAGVAGLVVVVIVVRFRRRRQLR; from the coding sequence GTGGCGGATCGGGATCCCGAGGTCATCAAGCAGGAGATCGACGCGGCCCGTAGCCAGCTGGCGGTGACTGTTGACACCCTCACCGAGCGGGCCAACCCCCGTCGGCTCGCCGACGATGCGAAGTCCCGGGTCCTGCAGCTGGTCAACACTCCCGCCGTCAAGGCCACCGTCGCCGGGGTGGCCGGGCTGGTCGTGGTGGTGATCGTGGTGCGGTTCCGCCGCCGACGCCAGCTGCGCTGA
- a CDS encoding methionine ABC transporter permease → MNIDWEVLQPIFWQSLWETLQMVVVTLVVGGFFGLVIGVLLYTTRGGGILANRWVYTVLNVLVNFVRPIPFIIFIVAIGPLTLGVIGTTIGTKAAIFALIIAASFGISRIVEQNLVAVDPGVVEAAQAMGAGPLRIITRVLLPEALGPLILGYTFVFIAVVDMTAVAGSVGGGGLGNFAIVYGYQRFNWVVTWIAVAAIIVLVQAAQFFGNWLAAKALNRR, encoded by the coding sequence GTGAACATCGACTGGGAGGTGCTGCAGCCGATCTTCTGGCAGTCGCTGTGGGAAACCCTGCAGATGGTGGTCGTCACGCTGGTTGTCGGCGGTTTCTTCGGGCTGGTGATCGGCGTGCTGCTCTACACCACCCGCGGCGGCGGCATTCTGGCCAATCGCTGGGTGTACACCGTGCTCAACGTGTTGGTGAACTTCGTCCGGCCGATTCCGTTCATCATCTTCATCGTGGCGATCGGGCCGCTGACCCTTGGTGTCATCGGCACCACCATCGGCACCAAGGCGGCGATCTTCGCGCTGATCATCGCCGCCTCGTTCGGCATCTCCCGGATCGTCGAACAGAACCTGGTGGCGGTGGATCCCGGCGTGGTGGAGGCCGCCCAGGCGATGGGCGCCGGCCCGCTGCGGATCATCACCCGGGTGTTGCTGCCCGAGGCGCTCGGCCCGCTGATCCTCGGCTACACCTTCGTCTTCATCGCGGTGGTCGACATGACCGCGGTCGCGGGTTCGGTCGGCGGCGGCGGGCTGGGCAACTTCGCCATCGTCTACGGCTACCAGCGGTTCAACTGGGTGGTCACCTGGATCGCGGTGGCCGCCATCATCGTGCTGGTGCAGGCCGCGCAGTTCTTCGGCAACTGGCTCGCGGCAAAGGCGCTGAACCGCCGGTAG